The stretch of DNA gtgtgcaaaatttgagatcaatcggacttgatttgataggtttcgacatcgaatgtagaagttggaaattcttaagtttcattaagcttgaattggggtgtgattttagagttgtttgatgtgattcgaggtttcatataagttcgtatgatattttaggacttgttggtgtatttggttgaggccccgaaggcttcgggtgagtttcagatggttaactgatcaagaattgaagttgggagactgttgaagttgagtttgctggttttttTGGCTGATCTGGTTTTTCCTTTATCTGTCAAAATCGGGGTCCATGACCGAGGtacatgatcgaggtccaggatcgaagGCAGCCTGGAAATATTTGTAAGTTATAAAACaagggactttgtcccatttgccatttttaacgaattggagcttgaggagaggcgattttgatatattttcaaggaaaaacattgaggtaagtgattctaactcggatttggtcaatatacacgaatatatcattgttttcaccttTTAATTAAtgctttgagattgaaattttgagAAACATTTAGAAATCTcgtagaaacgaatttttgagatttcggtgtcgattcagagtcggatttgagtgaaactggtatggttggactcgtaattgaatgggttgtcggattttgtgagttgtgccgaattccaagacgtgggccccacgggcgatttttgagctagtttcgaattttattgaaaaatgtagtattttcttatgaaattgattcttatgatttttgttgactgtatcgaattaattatgactagattcgagtccaacggagtcggaaaatcgaggaaaaatcaTACTagttggttaaattggagcaagtcgaggtaagtaacttgtctaaccttgtgtgggggaaatctcccctaggattggtattgaagtgataagttataatgtgttgaaagtcgtgtacacgaggtgacgagtgtgtacacgggctaaatgtgaaagattatgtttttaaattgtgtagatcactgttgcgcattaattaaactattttattctgatatattctttatcattgatttaatgtttatattttaaagttgcttgaccttttcctgctaattgttttacctgtttagttgaaacttggtttcttttattctgtgcattatttgaagctgattttctttaaattaaatattattaatatgaaatatttgacatttttaaatttggtattgaagcaacgtattaaagattttgaaatattattttgctgaattatttattcctgaatatttttataagattttcgtactcattgatgatttatgttggcatgaaccgtgagctctttattgtgaaaaaatattgttgttgaagtattttggcaagttaaattatttgagcacttgaggtgcaaattgtgatatattgtgatgttgatacgcatgcggtggtataaggtctggtattgaaacgcatgcagtgagataagggtggcttgatatgcgtggctagtagggggaactactagaagccatgcgctgtgataaggatggttaaaacgcgggatgctatttcaggaaaaatgttttctttaaaataaattgtgaaggcttagataaggaaatgagatattgtgaatttatttatgatttgggactacgaggcggtacctcgggagtgcccttgttgatattgatttatggccgcaattgcctttgattatttgttgtgatttttttaaagttgaaaggaattatGTTTTGATTCCActagatattatttgccattattttgtgtaattaaatggtgacatgctaattgattcatttccattgtcattttattttattatattgttaaacattttaccatgcaattattatttttcagtagggcctgacctgacctcgtcactactctaccgaggttaggcttggcacttactgggtaccgctgtggtgtactcatactacgcttctgcacatctttttgtgcagatccaggtactccttaccagccccgacatcagtgagttacctgtacacggagatttcgaggtatatctgccagcgtccacagactccggagtccccttctatcattattatgttgcttccttatttttctttagaccttgatatatatatagagatattgaagataaaattcttagaagcttgtgacttatttctaccaggttttgggagttgcaaatatttaaagtttcagatttctatttttattccgcattgataggcttatctagccttagagattaggtgtcatcacgacatcctacggagggaatttggggtcgtgacagtacaTGACTTAGTGAATGCTAATTCTCACATTTATACTGCAGTTGGAACATTTAATGGAAGAAGGACAAAAGCAAACCTCTTCCTTCTGAATAGCATGATTGGAATTAATAGTTTCAACGGCTGAGAGAGGAATGTCTGCCAGCACTTCAACATCTGGTCCTACATCAAGGATTGCAGGAGCACGGATAAAAACAGCACGAAAACTTGGAGGACCACCTTCTTTAGCTACAATTTGAGGAATAGGAAGTTCTGTCTCAAAGCTTTGAATCTGTTCAATTGAAGTATACGGTAGTTAATAACACAAACCAACTTCAACTCATTCATCAAAATTTAGAGCCCTTTTTCCCTCTAGTTTGTAGCAATAACAACTACAGCTACTTCATCATATACAAAAAAATCCTGGGTTGGCTGATTTAGGATCTTGCAAAAGCTCTTAGTTATCGATAGACCGTCACATATGCCAGTTACCGGTTTGGGGTGggattttgggggggggggggggaacctTAGGTAGCATATGCCTTTTACTTCATACTAATAAAACAAAAGCATGCTCACAATTCCCTCCCTCCCTCCAGCTAATACAAACATGGTACGAATGCTTGTTTATCTATACAAATGAATTTCCTCCACTATCTATTGAGACCTGGAGGAGGAACCACTCGTTTACCTGGCACTCAAAAAGTTTCGCTGAGCATGCTTACAATTCCATCCCTCCCTCCAACTACATAAAAATGGTATTAATTCTTATTTATCTATACGAATGAATTGCCTACTCCTTGGCTATCTATTGAGACCTGGAGGAGGCACCACTCATTTACCTGGCTCCCAAAAAAGTTTCGGTGGACGGTACAATCGAGGCCTCCAATCAGTTCCTGTCCTCCAGTTTTCTGCCCTGAGAAGAGAAGCCAAAAAATGTGACATGAGATCTTTTTCCCGCAACATGATAAAGAGCGTTAAGAGGGTATTGAAAAAGAATTTCTGATTACCAATCCACACAAAATGAGCTTTATATTATTTTGGCTGAGTGGAGAGGGTGCACATACTCTACAAGTGATTAGAATAACGAagcaaaataaatattaaaaaagggACCACAATTTCTCAAAATTTGTGAAACTCAAAGGTGCCTTAGATTAAATTGCTTAATGTTAATGATATCTGGATAAGGCAATGCTTTATTCCTTTATGCATAAAATAGAAAGCTTTTCAAATGCTGCTCTCTATTGAGTCTAGCAATGAAAGAGAACACATAGTAAGGAGGTCTTATTAGACTGCAACAACTGAGCAGTAAAATCCTAGAAAAGTTCTAAGAGGGTAAATTATTTCCTGATACTTTCCTTCTCAGTGTAAATTAGGTTCAAAATGATACTCCCTTCATATTGACTTTATAGGGTGTTCAAAAGGctaatttaagatttgaacaGTTAAATGAATTTGAATTCTTGAAAGTTGCAGAAGTGGTTTAAAATACTAATATACGAAAGAACAAATAAAAGCAGCAGCCAACCCAAAAAAATGGATGACACGGAAGACATTTCACAACAAGGATTAGACATACGGATTATTTAAATATATGAATACATGACAGCAACAATTAGATAGCTAATTTTCAATGTGAATAAGCACAAATGATGCGAGAATATAAGAGTATGTGATGAATACAATAGGTAATATGCATAATTAGCATACCAACAGATCATGAGGTAACAAAAGACAGCTAATATGTTAACCACAGCAAGCAGCAAATCATTAACATGCTGAGATAGTGAACTCACATGAGAATGATCTTCCCTGGGGTATCTATCAACATAGTTCGAATGGTAGAACAAGGGAAGGTCAAGGCGTTCCTCTTGTTACTCTTTCCATGGCAAAGTCAGCATCTTAGTCCAAAGAGCAAGGATTTCTTCCCCTGCATCTATTGTTATTGATGTGTccactccttttctttttttggtcAAGACAATCCTCATTGACAGTCTGTTTTTTTGGGGGGGGATGTATCCACTCCTATAGACTCACTTTGGGTAAGAGTAAGATCAGTAGCCGATATCTCACATTTGGCTCCACAGAAGGATCCTTAGAAGACAAAACTCTTGTTTCTTTATAGCCGTGGTATCCGGACCAGCCTGCGttcacctcgactaattccacagGGTACCTACTACACCAGTATAGGTACCGGATAACTCTACCCACCAAGACTTGGATAGATGGGAAAAAATCTCCAAGTGTTTTTGCCTCCGCTATACAATCCATATCGACTTAGCTTATCCGATGAGGCACTTACATGCGAAAAAAATGAGGACCAACGAAGTTCATTGCATGTATGAAATTACACATGGATGGACTAGATTATAATGATTTGCCGCCTACGCAAGGGTCCAATGAGCAAGTATCCAGTAGCTTTTTCCTTCAACAACTACGGCCCGATCCTAAGCTAGTTGAATTCGGTTGTATCATGTATGGATCCTCATCCTCCACGTCGCTTCATTCAGAACAGTCTCAATCCAATAGTTAAACTTTTAGGTTCTCTAACACTAGAAATTTTCCCACATTTTCTACTGGCATACATATCTCTACAAGCTTAATAGACTCCTAGATGAACGTTGGACCTAAAATAACGTACTGACATTACTAAACCATAATCCCAAAATTGGTATCGCCTATGGCTATATGGATATTTTTCTTCCATTGTGCACTATTTTTTGTTGAGTCTACATGGATGTCAAGAGGTTTTAAGTCTTTCAAGACAACTTCCTTCCATGTAATTTTATGTCTATAACGACTCCTTTTAACACCTTGAATCACCGTGGTTTCAATTACAGAACCTCAGTAGCTTTTGTGTTCCAGACAATAAAAGAAAAAGTTTTGTGCTTTATGGTGAAACACCTTTTTGTGAATTGATGTGAATAGTTACTATTTCAGTAGTGAATATCAAAAGAATGAGTCACTATCTTTCTTCTTTGTGTGGAGAATCTAGTTAAGAGACGGTTGAATCCTGGAAAGTCTATCAGAACTGCTGAGAATTATATGCCCCCCTATATTAGAATATTTTTCCCATACTAATATAATTTGTATCAAGCTACACCAAAAGAGTGACATGATAGTCTGTCATTCAATACATTTCAGAttcatttttaaagaaaaattatatACTATTCTCAACTTTAGAGATATTTAATAAAGTTTAAAATTTCTGTTCAATCTTCAATACCATCTCGTAGTCAAAATAGGATGCTTATCTTATGAATTTCTCACGGTGGAAAGCCAAAGGGTGGTTGAAAGGCTGTCAATCGAGTAGGACTTTGCTGATGAATGAGTTAACCAGATCAACTAGCTTTCATGTGATATTATAACAAAGAATAGCACTAATATAGATCTTTAAAGAGGAGAGAAAAATATCCTCGACTAAAAAGCTTTGTTTACTCATACCGTTAATGTAATTCCTATGGTTTTTGAGCATATGTCAATTTCAAACCTACAGATGCAAATGGCTAATATATAGACcatgaaataatttttttttaaataacgaCCCCTTGGCATTATGAGATTAAATCAAGAAGACAAGCAACTTAACAGCTTGCAAAAATTGCCCTACAATGTACATCAAGATATGGAGTTGAACACGCACCAGTTGCTTTATTTGCCAAGAAAATGAGGCCTGCACATGTCCCCCATACTGGCTTCCCCAATTGAACAAACTCGCGCAAAGCAGGGAACTGCAATTAGAGACACGATTAAACTAACATGGAGAAAAATTATACCAAGCTCAATAATTTATACCAATTGGTACAATTATGCACTTATACATCCAAAGATACACTAAGATACCCCAACAAACAATGCAACAACAAACAACTAATAAAATCACAATTTATTCTGTACTGACAGTAGGAACAAGTGTTCTTTTGATAAGGACACGAGGAACAAATATCAGTAATTAACAAACAAAGCCACACTATAAGTAGGTTCAAACACAAATGCAATCCTTTTATTTTACCTTTGTTGAATAAACAACATAAAATTAGTAAAATTCAACCTTTTGTACTCAATACTTCTCAAAATGCTCCAAaatcaaattcaacaataataattCCTTAGTTTGTCAAGGTTTCATTCAATCCTTCTGCTATTCCCCAATCTCGAACTAGCTGGTGCATGTGATGCGAATTCTCTAAAACTAAAATTTCCCTAAATCTCACCTCTTTTCCCTAAAGAGCCAAAAGATTCTCCATTCCTATGCTGGAGCTTGAAACTACTAGTTAAGGGTGCAAGGAATCGAACAATTCCACCACACCAGGGGCGGAGTACCAGTAACTTTGGTCCAAACTTTGTATTTTTCGTAAGACATTTATTTAATAGGCACAAAtgattaatttagaacccaattaCTTAAAAAGTGCTAAAATACTGAACCCATAAGTGTCAAAATCTGGCTCCGGCTCCACACCACTTTGTCGTCCCTAAATATCACTCTTATTACTACACCAACTTACAATTCTCAACTATGCCGCCCAATTAACCATGGTTCAATAAACACCCAGACAAAACAACGAGACATGTCTTTCACCTATTAATACCAATGTATGACGATGCCAATGCGTTGTCAATAAAAAGAAACTATcacagacacacacacacacagagacagagagagagagagagagagataccaGATTGTGGAGCTCGGCCAGCTTAGCCATGGTAGTGCTCTCACCACCAGGGATGATAAGGGAGCTGACATTCTGCAACTGTTCTGGTTTCCTCACCTCCACCCCTTTCACTCCCAATCTTTTCAATGCTACACAAAGAGCAACACGTAAATAAAGTCAGTAACTTTTGCTAAGAAAAACAAACAACCATACAAAATTAACCACAAGGAAAATGAGTTACAGAGAAATGAAACCTGCGATGTGTTCGTTGAAAGATCCCTGTAAAGCAAGAACACCCACAACCATTTTTACAAAAGAGTGGCGGCTGGGGAGATTTTGGGGTAAGGGAGAAAAGGATGGGAGTGTTAACAAGAATGACAACAGTCGTGTCCTGCTTTGCTTCGCTGATATTATATCAAAATTGGGAACATAAAGATATCAGATTCTAATTGACTCCTAAAACGTCAGCATTGCACTTACTCTtatttctgttggcgggcaggaGGCGGCCACCTCTGTTCACTTTTTTAATATCGagacattttatttttattttttatatgaaattCTTGGAGTACTTGAATcacttttttttaataaataatttagtAATCGAAAATTCAGtaatttcatcttcttcttttttttttttttttagaatctGGAAATTTTATTAGGACATACTAAAATCGAATTTCACTAACTTCTACTAAaaatatgtgtaacgacccgaccactcattttgagctctagcgcgtcaatctgcggtttgaggccttgagtagcacttcaggtattatgacttatacgtgtggtcggaattgaatttcaggaagttcggagttgatttggaaagaaaattctaaattcgaaagttttaagttagaagggttaactaaggtttgacttttgagtaaacgacatcggaatagggatctgaaggttccaataggttcgtatcgtgatttgtgacctgtgcgtaaagtttggcgtcattccggaatgctTAAGTGTAATTCGAACGCGTTCGACGAAGTTTGAAGGTTGAAAAGTTGGAAGAAAGGTTTTTGGCCGTTGATTcaaaattttgatgttgtttgacgtgatttgag from Nicotiana tomentosiformis chromosome 11, ASM39032v3, whole genome shotgun sequence encodes:
- the LOC104100375 gene encoding probable pyridoxal 5'-phosphate synthase subunit PDX2, which gives rise to MVVGVLALQGSFNEHIAALKRLGVKGVEVRKPEQLQNVSSLIIPGGESTTMAKLAELHNLFPALREFVQLGKPVWGTCAGLIFLANKATGQKTGGQELIGGLDCTVHRNFFGSQIQSFETELPIPQIVAKEGGPPSFRAVFIRAPAILDVGPDVEVLADIPLSAVETINSNHAIQKEEDSTESQKKVIVAVKQGNLLATAFHPELTADTRWHSYFLKMLPEIGEGTSAIISTSTTDQSFTERSIIDFPIYQ